Proteins from one Polypterus senegalus isolate Bchr_013 unplaced genomic scaffold, ASM1683550v1 scaffold_4350, whole genome shotgun sequence genomic window:
- the LOC120522238 gene encoding ADP-ribosylation factor GTPase-activating protein 1-like has product MDKWKDIELEKMKAGGNRKFREFLESQDDYDPCWNLQEKYNSKAAALFRDKVATLAEGRDWSVETSSARNWSPPQTKVPLASVHR; this is encoded by the exons ATGGATAAATGGAAGGACATTGAATTAGAGAAGATGAAAGCTGGTGGAAATCGCAAGTTCCGAGAGTTCTTAGAATCTCAGGATGACTATGACCCATGCTGGAATTTGCAGGAAAAGtacaacagcaaagcagctgCACTATTCAGAGACAAG GTGGCCACTTTAGCTGAAGGCCGAGATTGGTCTGTTGAAACTTCATCGGCTAGAAACTGGTCCCCACctcaaaccaaggttccactagCATCTGTCCATCGGTAA